From Amia ocellicauda isolate fAmiCal2 chromosome 12, fAmiCal2.hap1, whole genome shotgun sequence, a single genomic window includes:
- the ccdc166 gene encoding coiled-coil domain-containing protein 166, whose product MPKKKKKGGPGARPDTGKGAGAEGPEQPVVDKEALLQKEYEQLTETLNELRRRSENLRRENEFLQQEAHQTRLESQEYMSYMSKKTQKRENAIVTLSDQNNTELKKLRTQKEELLEKHREQTSELKRQILQKEKELSVVNLEIADLWEYKTLQQQQLSRIQELEREVLAMRVRHTESLQTLKASFLEDKLQYEDQARQRLQALTVAANKEASRCLLTHTQGVAQENRQLRAELLQLVQRAGSLRRQQGALQEQRQQLLRERQYAEELRRLRRPALEASV is encoded by the exons ATgcccaagaagaagaagaagggagGCCCGGGGGCAAGACCCGACACAGGCAAGGGAGCTGGGGCGGAGGGGCCGGAGCAGCCTGTGGTGGACAAGGAGGCCCTCCTGCAGAAAGA ATATGAGCAGCTGACGGAGACCCTGAATGAGCTGAGGAGGAGATCGGAGAACCT ACGACGCGAGAATGAGTTTCTTCAGCAGGAGGCCCATCAGACACGCctggagagt CAAGAGTACATGTCATACATGTCCAAGAAGACCCAGAAACGTGAGAACGCCATTGTCACCCTCAGCGACCAGAACAACACAGAACTGAAGAAGCTGAGGACGCAGAAAGAGGAGCTTCTGGAGAAACACAGGGAACAGACCTCTG AGCTGAAGAGGCAAATCTTGCAGAAGGAGAAGGAGCTGTCAGTGGTGAATCTGGAGATCGCTGATCTGTGGGAGTATAAG accctgcagcagcagcagctgagcCGCATCCAGGAGCTGGAGCGCGAGGTGCTGGCAATGCGAGTCCGGCACACCGAGAGCCTGCAGACCCTGAAGGCCAGCTTCCTGGAGGACAAGCTGCAGTACGAGGACCAGGCCCGGCAGAGGCTGCAGGCGCTGACCGTGGCGGCCAACAAG GAGGCGTCGCGCTGCCTGCTGACTCACACTCAGGGGGTGGCCCAGGAGAACCGGCAGCTGCGGGCGGAGCTGCTGCAGCTGGTCCAGAGAGCGGGCAGTCTGCGCCGGCAGCAGGGGGCGCTGCAGGAGCAGAGGCAGCAGCTGCTGAGGGAGAGGCAGTACGCCGAGGAGCTGCGCCGGCTGAGAAGGCCGGCACTGGAGGCCAGCGTTTGA